In Actinoplanes sp. NBC_00393, a single genomic region encodes these proteins:
- a CDS encoding VOC family protein, with translation MALRPVQVNIKAVDHAAVGRFWAAALGWGVHSRQTTYVGPGSDFVWPDPVFVGIDVVPVPEPKSATKNRTHLDLATTSPAHQAELVERLLALGATPADVGQADVPWAVLADPEGNEFCVLERREVYRDTGPIAAVVVDCVDPRAMARFWGEATDWTVHEVNDDFASLRATGPYLEFLRRPGRKTVPDRVHLDLLPYPGDDKAAEVARLRALGATDLDLGQGDVPWTSLTDPDGHEFCVLASPEAVPPVPGRP, from the coding sequence ATGGCGCTGCGACCGGTTCAGGTGAACATCAAGGCTGTCGACCACGCGGCGGTGGGCCGGTTCTGGGCGGCGGCGCTCGGCTGGGGTGTGCACAGCCGGCAGACCACCTACGTCGGGCCCGGCAGCGACTTCGTCTGGCCGGACCCGGTCTTCGTCGGCATCGACGTGGTCCCCGTCCCGGAGCCCAAGTCCGCGACGAAGAACCGGACCCATCTCGACCTCGCTACCACGTCACCGGCCCATCAGGCCGAGCTGGTCGAACGGCTGCTGGCTCTCGGGGCGACGCCCGCCGACGTGGGCCAGGCCGACGTGCCGTGGGCGGTGCTCGCCGACCCGGAGGGCAACGAGTTCTGCGTGCTGGAGCGCCGCGAGGTCTACCGCGACACCGGGCCGATCGCCGCGGTGGTCGTCGACTGCGTCGACCCGCGGGCCATGGCCCGGTTCTGGGGTGAGGCGACGGACTGGACCGTGCACGAGGTGAACGACGACTTCGCCTCGCTGCGCGCCACCGGCCCGTACCTCGAATTTCTCCGCCGGCCCGGCCGCAAGACCGTGCCGGACCGCGTCCATCTCGACCTGCTGCCCTACCCGGGCGACGACAAGGCGGCCGAGGTGGCCCGGCTACGGGCCCTCGGCGCCACCGACCTCGACCTCGGCCAGGGCGACGTCCCGTGGACCTCCCTGACCGACCCGGACGGCCACGAGTTCTGCGTCCTCGCTAGTCCAGAAGCTGTTCCACCTGTGCCAGGCCGTCCCTGA
- a CDS encoding anthrone oxygenase family protein — protein MSGTLMAAALLGSAAAGGVFFAFSSFVMRGLTDAGSTNAVPAMQQINVAAVRPPLMILLFGTLVVMGAAVVVQSRDTGWSAPAVIAFGVYLVGVVGVTAFGNVPLNNELAAFQAGSSVDAWAAYAPGWTWLNHARTIASLASAGLLAAALRVG, from the coding sequence ATGAGCGGCACGCTGATGGCCGCGGCCCTGCTGGGGTCCGCGGCCGCCGGAGGGGTGTTCTTCGCGTTCTCGAGTTTCGTGATGCGCGGGCTCACCGACGCGGGCAGCACCAACGCGGTGCCCGCCATGCAGCAGATCAACGTGGCGGCGGTCCGGCCGCCGCTGATGATCCTGTTGTTCGGCACCCTGGTCGTGATGGGCGCCGCAGTCGTGGTCCAGTCCCGGGACACCGGGTGGTCGGCGCCGGCCGTGATCGCGTTCGGCGTCTACCTGGTGGGTGTGGTCGGGGTGACCGCGTTCGGCAACGTGCCGCTGAACAACGAGCTCGCCGCGTTCCAGGCGGGCTCGTCGGTGGACGCGTGGGCGGCGTACGCCCCGGGCTGGACCTGGCTCAACCACGCCCGGACGATCGCGAGCCTGGCCAGCGCGGGCCTGCTCGCCGCCGCCCTGCGGGTGGGCTGA
- a CDS encoding NmrA family transcriptional regulator: MNTLVTAATGKTGRRVLELLRQWGYEPRAAHRAAGFDWDKPATWPAFLTGARAVYLAYAPDIAVPGADDVVASFATAARDHGAERLVLLSGRGEEAAAVAEEAARAVMPATTVVRCAFFAQNFNEGALADAITHGELSLPRIDVPEPLVDADDVAEVAAHALISGGYEGQTYELTGPSLLTFAEAVALIGERTGRQVRTTAVPVDAWRTELAAQGLPGELIDLLAYLFTDLLDGRNSHLTDGVQRALGRPPRSFASFVDRAYA; the protein is encoded by the coding sequence ATGAACACATTGGTAACCGCGGCGACCGGCAAGACCGGCCGCCGAGTCCTGGAGCTGCTGCGTCAATGGGGGTACGAGCCCCGCGCCGCCCACCGCGCCGCCGGGTTCGACTGGGACAAGCCGGCGACGTGGCCGGCGTTCCTCACCGGCGCCCGCGCTGTCTACCTCGCCTACGCTCCCGACATCGCCGTGCCCGGCGCGGACGACGTGGTGGCCTCGTTCGCCACGGCGGCCCGCGACCACGGGGCCGAGCGTCTGGTGCTGCTGTCCGGCCGGGGCGAGGAGGCCGCGGCCGTCGCCGAGGAGGCGGCGCGGGCGGTCATGCCGGCCACGACGGTGGTCCGGTGCGCGTTCTTCGCGCAGAACTTCAACGAGGGCGCTCTCGCTGACGCGATCACGCACGGGGAGCTGTCGCTGCCGCGCATCGACGTTCCCGAGCCGCTCGTCGACGCCGACGACGTCGCTGAGGTGGCGGCGCACGCGCTGATCTCGGGTGGGTATGAGGGGCAGACGTACGAGCTGACCGGCCCGTCGCTGCTGACGTTCGCCGAGGCTGTGGCGCTGATCGGCGAGCGGACCGGTCGGCAGGTGCGCACCACCGCGGTGCCGGTCGACGCCTGGCGCACCGAGTTGGCCGCGCAAGGGCTGCCCGGCGAGCTGATCGACCTGCTCGCCTACCTGTTCACCGACCTGCTGGACGGGCGCAACAGCCACCTCACCGACGGAGTGCAGCGCGCCCTGGGCCGGCCGCCGCGCTCGTTCGCCTCCTTCGTCGATCGCGCGTACGCATGA
- a CDS encoding helix-turn-helix domain-containing protein: MATARSRHVALGEFLRSRRAAFDPQRLPVPGYGRRRVPGIRREELALLAGVSVSYYTRIEQGAVAASPSVLDAVANALKLDEEDRAHMHRLARAKPAKTTGVPETVNPDLRLVLRTVREAPAAVLGRSMTVLAWNRMAHAVFADHLPFEASGAVNWVRQLFTDDVYRSRFADWDAVAYDIVGRLRASQARHPDDPQVRAVVTELLTASSEFARLWHAHPVRERSLGGVRLDHDRYGTLHLRDTVLRAAEDDDQLLIVFHAEPGSDSDRVLHAISRSLAGGAPPA, from the coding sequence ATGGCCACCGCACGCAGCAGACATGTCGCGCTCGGGGAGTTCCTCCGGAGCCGCCGCGCCGCCTTCGACCCCCAGCGCCTGCCGGTGCCGGGCTACGGCCGGCGGCGGGTCCCGGGGATCCGCCGGGAGGAGCTTGCGCTGCTCGCCGGGGTCAGCGTGTCCTACTACACCCGGATCGAGCAGGGAGCCGTCGCGGCGTCGCCGTCCGTTCTGGACGCTGTCGCGAACGCCCTGAAACTCGACGAGGAGGACCGCGCCCACATGCACCGACTGGCCCGGGCGAAGCCGGCGAAGACCACCGGCGTGCCGGAGACCGTGAATCCGGATCTGCGGCTGGTGCTGCGTACCGTCCGGGAGGCCCCGGCCGCGGTGCTCGGCCGGTCGATGACCGTGCTGGCCTGGAACCGGATGGCCCATGCGGTCTTCGCCGATCACCTGCCGTTCGAGGCTTCCGGCGCGGTGAACTGGGTCCGCCAGCTGTTCACCGACGATGTCTATCGCAGCCGGTTCGCCGACTGGGACGCCGTCGCCTACGACATCGTCGGCCGGCTGCGCGCGTCGCAGGCCCGGCACCCGGACGATCCGCAGGTCCGCGCGGTCGTGACCGAGCTGCTCACCGCGAGCAGCGAGTTCGCCCGGCTGTGGCACGCGCATCCGGTCCGGGAGCGGTCGCTCGGCGGGGTACGGCTCGACCACGACCGCTACGGCACCCTGCACCTGCGGGACACGGTCCTGCGCGCTGCCGAGGACGACGACCAGTTGCTGATCGTCTTCCACGCGGAGCCGG